The Silvibacterium dinghuense DNA window TTGGCGCTCACGTAGCTGCCGAAGATCATCAGCACCACCAGGACAAGTACCACCACAATGCCAATTGCGACCCACAAACCACGACGCATCATCGTTTGATTCTCCCGGTTCGCATGAGCGAACCAACTGTGATCTTATCAATAGCCCGGAAAAACGAATGCCTCGAGCGAAAGGCTCATGACCAGCAGCTACCAGTCGCCACCCGCTCCACCGCCGCCGGTACTGCCCCCACCGAAACCGCCGAAGCCGCTGCCGCCGCCATCTCCACCACCGCCTCCCCAGCCGTCTCCGCCGCGGCCGCCGCCCCCCAGGAACATGCCAAGCAGAAAGCCGATCAGCCCCGAACCGCCGGTGCGTATCAGAAAGATGAGGACCAGAGTAATGATGATGCCAAAGATAAGCAGTTGGCCGATGCCGATGTGAGCCTGCTGCTGGCGCTGCGTCGGAGTGAGCGCAGTCAGCTTTAGGCCCGCGTCATCGGCAATGGCCTGCGCCACCTGGCCGACGCCGATCGTGAAGGCGTAATCGAAATCATTGGAGCGGAGCGCCGGGACCATCTGGCGGCCGATCTGACCCAGCTTCGCATCGGGCAAAACGCCCTCGAGGCCATAGCCGGTGGAGATGAAGCGCTTGCGATCCTTCACCGCGACAATGAAGAGCACACCGCGGTCGGTCTTCTTCCCGCCAATACCCCACGCCTGGTAAAGATCCACCGCGTATTGCTGGATCGGCTCACCATCCGTGGTGTTGATGGTAACGACGGCAATCTGCGCGTGAGCTTCGTGGTCCACCTGGCCGCAAAGCAGGTCAAGCCGGCGGATAGCTTCGGGGGACATGACATGCGCAAGATCGCTGACGTAATCGGTCGGCTTGGGAAGGCTTTGAACGGATTCAGCGGAAGCCAGCCGTGTGATGCAAACCAGCATCAGCAACAGGCCGCCGGCAACTCGGATCATTCTCGACATCGCTCCTCATTCTACCGGCTAATTCACTCCGAACCCCATCGAGACACGACAAGGGCGCCCATAATGGACGCCCTTGTCGTGTCCGATGAAAAGCCGATTACTCGCCGTTCACGACCTTTCCTTTGTCGTTGACGACGTTATGCGCCTTGCCGATCTGCTCGATCATGGCCAGGTGCTGCTGGATCATCTGGTCCCCTTGCGCTGCCAGTTGTTTCAAGGCAGGGTTCTGCGCCTGCTGGGCTTCCAGCTGAAAGTCCTGATTATCCTTCTTATGATCCTTCACCATGGCGGCGATATACGCATCGTCAAATTGCTGGCCGGAGAGCCCTTGCAGCTTCTCCATCAGTTCGCGATCCTTCTTGGATGGCTCTTTCGGCGGTTTCACTCCGAGCTGTGTAGCCACCGTTTTCATCGCATCGCCAAGTTTTGTATGGTCGGCAACCATGCGCTGGCCGAACTGCCGCACATCGCCGCTTGAACCTTTTTGTGCGGCCAATTGCCCAAGCTGCACCTCGGCCATCCCTCCCTGCAATGCGGTCTCAACAAAATCCTTGTCCTGCATGGCTCCGGCACCGTTATCGCCTGTGGCAGTATTCATCGCGTTCGCATTCGCTCCAGGCGCCATGGTTGTACTCTGCGGCTGATTCTGCGACGGTGAATTTTGCGTACCGCTGACACTTGCCTGTGCGAACAAACTGCTGCCGCCAAAAAGTAGGCCAGCAGCAAGCATCGTTATTCCGGCATAGTTCTCGATCCTGTTCCCTTTATTTCCGCTTTGACGCATCACATTTCTCCTTTCTTCGCGTTTTATTTGGAGAGGCAGATTCGAATGCAGCCATTTGCATCCATGGCAAAAGTGAGAACGGCTTCCGGTACACTCAATCCATCCTGTGGGCGACCGACTCATATTGGAATGCCGCGACCTCGGACGGGAGTTGCCTTCGTCGCCGGGAACACTGATGCCCGGGCACGTGAGTTTTTCATTGCATGAAGGCGAAGTGCTGGCCATCGTGGGGCCGAGCGGGGCCGGCAAAAGCTCGCTGCTGCGGCTTATGAACCGCCTCGATGAGCCGACCGAAGGCACAGTACTGCTCAAAGAGCGCAACACGCGCGAGATCCCGGTGAACGAGTTGCGCCGTGCCGTCGGCATGGTGATGCAGCGAGCCTGGCTCTTTCCCGGTACAGTCGCAGAAAATATCGCTTTCGGCCCGGCACAGCAGGGTATTTCTCTTCCGGCGGAAGAGATCGATACGCTGCTCGCGCATGTGGGCCTGGCAGGCTATACCAGCCGCGATGTTTCCACTCTCTCCGGCGGAGAAGCGCAGCGAGTAGCCATCACGCGGGCGCTGGCCAACCGTCCGGAGGTACTGTTGCTGGATGAGCCGACCTCGGCGCTCGACGACGCCTCACGAGAAGATGTCGAAGCCCTGCTGAGGAAGCTGATCCGCGAAGAGAAGCACAAGGACGGGCAGCGTTTAACCTGTATCTGGATCACGCACAACCGCGAGCAGGCGCGCACCATGGCCGATCGCGTGCTGGCCATGCGCGCCGGGCGCGTCGAAGCTCTGGGCACACCGGCAGAGGTGCTGCGATGATGACGCGGCTTTTCCCCGCTCTCGCACACAATCAGGTGATGCATGGAGCAGTACAGTGCCTGCTGACCGGCCTGCTGGCGCTGGGTGTCGTACTGCTACTGCGACGGCGGGTGCCGAAGCTGTTTGGCGAGGTTGCCCTTGCAGAGATACGCGGTCTCGCGCAGATCCTTGCCGTTGGCGCGATCCTTGCGCTCCTGCTGCATGGACCGCAGTGGACATCGATCTTCGTATTAGCCGGTATGGCACTGGCCGCCGCGTCCATCGTGCGCAAGCGTGCCAGGCAGATTCCTCGCATTTATTCGCTGGCGCTCGCAGGCATCACCGGCGGCGCCGGAGCTGTGCTCACGCTGCTGGTGATCCTGGGGGTGATTCCGCTGGGCATTTCGATGCTCGTACCGGTGGGCAGCATGGTGATTGCCAACACCATGAATACGCAATCGATGTTTCTCGACCGGCTGCGCGGAGAAATTGCCGCACATGTAGGTGAGATTGAGTCGGCGCTGGCGCTTGGCGCAACAGCAGAGAAAGCCATCGAACGATCCATGCAGGCCGCCTTTCGCGCCAGCCTGATCCCCTCCATCGATAACCTGCGGTCGCTGGGCATCGTATGGATTCCCGGCATGATGGCGGGCATCGTGCTTTCCGGAGCTTCACCCGTCTATGCCGCGCTGTATCAGTTCGTCGTGCTCACGACTATCCTGGCCTCCACCGGGCTCTCCTGCCTGGTGACGAGCTATCTCGTGGTGGGAAGGGTATTCTCGCGCCACGAACAGCTGCTGCTGCGCGGCTGACTTACTTCACCGTCGGCAGGCTCCAGTGCAGCCATACGCTCACCATGCGCAACAGAAAGCAGACTGTACCGCCAGCAATGGTCACAGGCGTGCGAGGCAGCTTGAGCCTGAGCCCAAGAATGACGATTCCAGCACCTGCCAGCGCGGCGGTGGCGTACACATCCGCGCGCAGAACGGTAGGAACCTCCGCAAGAAGAAGGTCGCGAATCGTCCCTCCACCAACACCGGTAACGCCACCCATGAGGATGGCGATAAAGGGATGGATCTCGTACTCCAGCGCCTTTTCTGCTCCGGCCACGGCAAAGAGGCTCAGACCAGCGGCATCCAACAGCGTGAGCAGCGATGCCGGCACCTCCTGCACCAGAGAATGGAAGAAGAAGGCCGTCGCCGCGCCGAAAAAAGCAATCGCTCCATAACGCCAGTTGCGGATCGAGTTAGGTGGAACGGCTCCGATGAGTAGGTCGCGAATGATTCCGCCACCCAGTGCTGTGACGAAGGCCAGTACCATCGCGCCGAACAGATCAAGATGGCCGTGGGCAGCCGCCATGCCTCCTTCAATCGCAAAGATGTAGGTGCCTGCAAAATCGAGGACAAGCAGCAGCGTGTCGGCCTTCGACCTGAGCATTCGGTTATGTGTCCTTTCAAAAAAAGCGGGCTCGGAGGAATTGTAACGGTGTGTAAAAGATACGAGGATTTCGAATCGGCAGGTCCCCGCAGGCGTCTAAACGGATAAGAGCAACACGGCATCGAGGCGCTGGACGCCGCTGAAAATGGAGCGCAGCGAGCACAGGCTCGGCAGAATGACAGGCACAATACAAGATTGTCCCCCGAAGAGAATGGGCTGCCCTTTCTCTCGCAGAATTGCAGGTCTGCTGCTTGCCGGCACAGCTGCTTTTGCAACACCGCAGATGAAGGCGCAGAGCCCTTCACCTCAGCAAGCTACCACTCAAAGCGCGGCAACAAGTGCCATTGCAATTACCGTGCAGGGAGAAGATCATCTGCCGATTCCGGGCGCGGCCGTCGTCGGCACGCAGAAGGGTGCGGAGGTCTGCCGCGGCATCACCGATGCCGCCGGCCATGCCAGCCTCATCTGTCCTGTCGTCCATGATTTACAGCTGCAGGTCAGCCTCGATGGCTACGTCCCGGCAACGGCTGCGGTTACGCAGGAAGAAGCAGCCAGCCATGCGGAGATCGAGATGACGCTGCTCCGCTCCCAGACTGTGCAGCAAAATGTCACCGTGCAGGCCGACTCCGAGAGTCCGCTGACGGAGACGACGAGCAGTGCAGGCCAGCTGCCTGTAGAGCAGGCGAAAGTCAGCCCGCTGCGTCCGGCGACGCTGGTGGACGCACTGCCTCTGGTGCCGGGGGTAATTCGCACCCCCGATGGGCGCACGCAGATCAATGGCGTGGATGAGAGCCACTCCGCTCTTCTGATCAATTCGGTCAATGTGAATGATCCGGCGACGGGCGACTTCGGGTTAAGCGTGCCGGTAGACAGCGTGGAGACGCTGAAAGTGCTGCAATCTCCTTATCTGGCGCAGTACGGCAGCTTTCTGACCGGCGTGGTGAATGCCGATACGAAGCGCGGCGGCGACAAGTGGGATTACGGATTGAACGATCCGCTGCCGGACTTTCGCATTCGCAGCGGCCACCTGGTAGGAGTCCGCGACGCCTCGCCACGGCTGAACTTCGGCGGACCGCTGGTGAAGAACCACCTCTATGTGGCCGAAGGCTCGGAATACCTGGTCGACAAGTCTGAAGTACGAACGCTTCCCTTTCCCGACGACGAAACACGCTTCAATGCGTTTAACTCATTCACGCAGGTCGATGCACTGATCGGCTCACGCAACACGCTCACCGGCACGCTGCACTTTGCGCCCCACTCCCTGCGATATGCCAACCTGAACTATTTCGATCCTCAACCGGTAACGCCCAATGGCGACTACCAGGAGGACTCAGGCGCGCTTACCCACCGGCTGGGTCTGGGTGGAGGCGAGCTGGTGTCGACGGTCGCCGGAATCCGCGATGCCTCGAATATCGATGGCCAGGGAACAGCAACCATGCTGCTCTCGCCAACCGGCAACTCCGGTAGCTACTTCAACCAGCAGACCCGCGAGGCCACGCGCTACCAGTGGCTGGAGACGTGGAGTCCGGCGCCGATCGAGCTGCATGGACAGCATATGCTGCAGTTCGGCACGGTGATGGGCCACGCCGAGGACGACGGCCAGGTCACGAGCCGCGATGTGGAGATTCACAACACCAGCGGCCAGCTGCTGCGCACGATCTCCTGGCAGGGCAATGGCCTCTACAGCCTGAAAGACTTCGAAGGCGCCGTCTACGGCCAGGATCACTGGATTCTCAACTCGAGGTTGGCCATCGATGCCGGTCTGCGCGCCGAGACACAGTCGCTTACCTATACCAACCGCATCGCGCCGCGAACCGGCTTCACCCTGACACCGTGGGAAAACAACCGAACGGTCATCCGAGGCGGAATCGGCGTTTTCTACGACACCGTGCCGCTCGACACCTATGCCTTTGAAAGCTATCCGGAGCAGGTAGTCACGACTTACGACGGCAACGGTAAAATCACCGATGGTCCGCGGACCTATTTAAATCTGACCAGCACCGATGCGCAGTCGAAGTTTCCGTTTCTCGATCAGGACCCGCATGCAGGAAACTTTGCCCCCTACAGCATTGCGTGGAACCTGGAAGCGGAGCACACCATTGTGCCTGCCTTCGCACTGCGGGTGCGCTATGTGAACTCGGCCGCACGGAACCAGCTGACGCTGACCCCGGAGATCACCTCCACACAGAGCGCACTGGTCCTCAACGGATCGGGAGAGCTAAATACGCACCAGACCGAATTCACCGCACGGGTAGGCGCTGAGAAAGAGCGGCAGTTCTTCTTCTCCTATGTAAGGCAGTTTGCACGGGGAGATATCTCCAACGCATCGAGCTATCTCGGCGACTTCCCTTCTCCGGTGGTGCAGCAGGAGATCGAAGCCAGCACTCCAGGCGAGGTGCCGAACCGTTTTCTTTTCTGGGGCATGTCCAAGCTGCCCTGGCGCATGCGCATTTCGCCGCACCTCGAGTACCGCAACGGCTTTACCTGGCAGCCGGTCGACGTGATGCAGAACTATATCCCCCTCGAGTCCGCTCCGCAGCCACGCTATCCACGCTATTTCTCAGCCAATGCCCGGCTCGCCAAGGACTTCGACGTAGGCTCGCATCACGCGATCCGGCTGTCGGTCACCGGCATCAACCTGACGAACCATAACAACTGGCTTCAGGTGCATAACAACATCGCCGATCCGGAGTACGGAACCTTCTTCGGAAACTACGGCCGGCATCTGCTGCTGGACTTCGATTTCCTTCACTAGTCCGCGTATCTGC harbors:
- a CDS encoding TPM domain-containing protein, yielding MIRVAGGLLLMLVCITRLASAESVQSLPKPTDYVSDLAHVMSPEAIRRLDLLCGQVDHEAHAQIAVVTINTTDGEPIQQYAVDLYQAWGIGGKKTDRGVLFIVAVKDRKRFISTGYGLEGVLPDAKLGQIGRQMVPALRSNDFDYAFTIGVGQVAQAIADDAGLKLTALTPTQRQQQAHIGIGQLLIFGIIITLVLIFLIRTGGSGLIGFLLGMFLGGGGRGGDGWGGGGGDGGGSGFGGFGGGSTGGGGAGGDW
- a CDS encoding DUF4142 domain-containing protein, producing MRQSGNKGNRIENYAGITMLAAGLLFGGSSLFAQASVSGTQNSPSQNQPQSTTMAPGANANAMNTATGDNGAGAMQDKDFVETALQGGMAEVQLGQLAAQKGSSGDVRQFGQRMVADHTKLGDAMKTVATQLGVKPPKEPSKKDRELMEKLQGLSGQQFDDAYIAAMVKDHKKDNQDFQLEAQQAQNPALKQLAAQGDQMIQQHLAMIEQIGKAHNVVNDKGKVVNGE
- a CDS encoding ABC transporter ATP-binding protein yields the protein MSFSLHEGEVLAIVGPSGAGKSSLLRLMNRLDEPTEGTVLLKERNTREIPVNELRRAVGMVMQRAWLFPGTVAENIAFGPAQQGISLPAEEIDTLLAHVGLAGYTSRDVSTLSGGEAQRVAITRALANRPEVLLLDEPTSALDDASREDVEALLRKLIREEKHKDGQRLTCIWITHNREQARTMADRVLAMRAGRVEALGTPAEVLR
- a CDS encoding ABC transporter permease — encoded protein: MMTRLFPALAHNQVMHGAVQCLLTGLLALGVVLLLRRRVPKLFGEVALAEIRGLAQILAVGAILALLLHGPQWTSIFVLAGMALAAASIVRKRARQIPRIYSLALAGITGGAGAVLTLLVILGVIPLGISMLVPVGSMVIANTMNTQSMFLDRLRGEIAAHVGEIESALALGATAEKAIERSMQAAFRASLIPSIDNLRSLGIVWIPGMMAGIVLSGASPVYAALYQFVVLTTILASTGLSCLVTSYLVVGRVFSRHEQLLLRG
- a CDS encoding trimeric intracellular cation channel family protein yields the protein MLRSKADTLLLVLDFAGTYIFAIEGGMAAAHGHLDLFGAMVLAFVTALGGGIIRDLLIGAVPPNSIRNWRYGAIAFFGAATAFFFHSLVQEVPASLLTLLDAAGLSLFAVAGAEKALEYEIHPFIAILMGGVTGVGGGTIRDLLLAEVPTVLRADVYATAALAGAGIVILGLRLKLPRTPVTIAGGTVCFLLRMVSVWLHWSLPTVK
- a CDS encoding TonB-dependent receptor plug domain-containing protein; translated protein: MKAQSPSPQQATTQSAATSAIAITVQGEDHLPIPGAAVVGTQKGAEVCRGITDAAGHASLICPVVHDLQLQVSLDGYVPATAAVTQEEAASHAEIEMTLLRSQTVQQNVTVQADSESPLTETTSSAGQLPVEQAKVSPLRPATLVDALPLVPGVIRTPDGRTQINGVDESHSALLINSVNVNDPATGDFGLSVPVDSVETLKVLQSPYLAQYGSFLTGVVNADTKRGGDKWDYGLNDPLPDFRIRSGHLVGVRDASPRLNFGGPLVKNHLYVAEGSEYLVDKSEVRTLPFPDDETRFNAFNSFTQVDALIGSRNTLTGTLHFAPHSLRYANLNYFDPQPVTPNGDYQEDSGALTHRLGLGGGELVSTVAGIRDASNIDGQGTATMLLSPTGNSGSYFNQQTREATRYQWLETWSPAPIELHGQHMLQFGTVMGHAEDDGQVTSRDVEIHNTSGQLLRTISWQGNGLYSLKDFEGAVYGQDHWILNSRLAIDAGLRAETQSLTYTNRIAPRTGFTLTPWENNRTVIRGGIGVFYDTVPLDTYAFESYPEQVVTTYDGNGKITDGPRTYLNLTSTDAQSKFPFLDQDPHAGNFAPYSIAWNLEAEHTIVPAFALRVRYVNSAARNQLTLTPEITSTQSALVLNGSGELNTHQTEFTARVGAEKERQFFFSYVRQFARGDISNASSYLGDFPSPVVQQEIEASTPGEVPNRFLFWGMSKLPWRMRISPHLEYRNGFTWQPVDVMQNYIPLESAPQPRYPRYFSANARLAKDFDVGSHHAIRLSVTGINLTNHNNWLQVHNNIADPEYGTFFGNYGRHLLLDFDFLH